AAAAAGGAAGCATCTATAGTATATCGTTTAAAAATACCTGCTCCTTATAAAATGGCTACTTACCAAATAGACTCTATGGTTTCGCCTATTTATAAAGACATTAAAAACCTAAGTACAACATCTCCAATTAAAAAAGAGATGCGTTTTAACTTGGGGAATTTAAAACTAGAAAGACTACGATTAGATGCCGAATTAAAGAACAAAGGATATTATAATTTTAATTCGGATTTTTTACTATTTGAAGCGGACACCAACAGATATAAAAGTAAAAAATTCGATTTATTCTTAAAATTAAAAGCAAACGTACCTAAAAAAGCAACCGTTCCTTATCAAATTAAAAACATCAATGTATATCCGAATTATAGTTTAAATGATTCTACAGAAGTAAAAGGCATTCGTTATCAAGATAAAAACTATTATCAAGACACCTTATTTTTTAATCCAAAATATTTAGATGAATTTATCACCTTAAAAGAAGGCGCTCTTTTTAATCCAGAAACTTCTAAAAACACCGCCAGAAGGCTTTCTTCCATTGGTGCATATAAGTTTGTAAACATTCAGTATAAAGAAATAAAAGATGCTATTACAGATACCTTAGCTAGTTTAGAAGCCAACATTTTTTTATCACCCTTAACCAAACGCGCCGTACGTGCAGAATTACAAGCCGTTACCAAATCTAACAATTTTGCAGGTCCAGAGCTATCATTAACCTATAGCAATAGAAACTTATTTAAAGGAGGAGAAACGTTAAACATTAGTACAAATATTGGTTATGAAACCCAAATTTCTAGTGGTAATACGGGGTTAAGTAGTTTAGAATTGGGCCTTAAAGGAGAACTTATTTTCCCTAGAGTTATAGCGCCATTTTCTATCAATAAAGATTATTTCGATTATTCAATTCCCAAAACAAAAGTAAGTTTAAGTGCCACCTATTTAAACAGAAGTCAATTATACACCTTATTATCTGGTACAGCTCTTTTTGGGTATACTTGGAATGCAAATAAATATATTACATACGAGGTAAATCCTATTTCTGTAAATTATACGCGTCTATCAAATACGACTGCAGCGTTTCAAGAAATTTTAGATAACAACTCTTATTTACAGAGCAGTTTTGATCAGCAATTTATAAGCGGACTTACCTTTTCTTTTACCTACAATGAAATGTTGAATGCCGCCAAAAGCCATCAATTTTATTTACAATCTACCTTAGATGTGGCTGGTAATTCTATTAGTTTATTTGATAAAAAAACAACAGAAACGAATACTTTTTTAGGGTTGGAATATGCACAATATGCAAAAGCAGATGTTGATGCAAGATATCATTATAATTTTGGTGCTAAAAAAGGGCAAACAATTGCTGCTAGAATCTTTGCTGGTTATGGTTATGCGTATGGCAATTCTGATGTAATTCCGTTTGTAAAACAATATTATTCTGGTGGCCCATATAGCGTTAGAGCATTTAGTATTCGATCTCTTGGGCCCGGAACTTATAATGACAATGATACAAACACTGCAAGTTCTTTTTTTGATAAAACAGGTAATGTTCGGTTAGAAGCTAATTTAGAATACCGTTTTCCTATTTATTCCTTTCTTAAAGGAGCTGTTTTTGCGGATGCCGGAAATGTTTGGAACACCGTTTCTAATTCTGATTTTAATGATCGTGATGGTAATGTTAGAGACAAATTTACGTCCAACTTTATAAATGAATTAGGAATGGGTGCTGGTTTTGGTTTGCGAATAGATGTACAGGGTTTTGTAATTCGTTTCGATTTAGCGGCTCCGTTTCATGATCCTTCTTTAGAAGAAGGAAAACGTTGGGACTTTAGAGCAGATGAACCTGTTTTTAACTTTGCAATTGGTTATTCTTTTTAGAATCATCAAAATAAAAGGATTAAACGTTTTATATTTAGATTTTAATATTAGTTTTTATCAATGAATCACGAACTTAAAGAAATTATCAATCAGGCAGTTATCAATCAACAAAAAGGATTGAAAAATGTATTGGCAACTGTTGTCCATTTAGAGGGTTCTTCTTACAGAAAACCAGGGGTAAGAATGTTAATTTCTGAAGATTTAAACTCCGTTGGTGCTGTTAGTGGTGGTTGTGTAGAAAAAGAAATTATACACAGAGCTAAAAGTGTTTTTGCTGATAACAAACCAAAAGTGATTACCTACGATGGACGATATAAATTAGGCTGCGAAGGTATTTTATATGTTTTAATTGAACCTTTTTTAATTTCTAACGCCTTTATAAATCAGTTTTCTGATGCAAATTCTAAAAGAGAAACCATCAAAATTGAAAGCCATTTTACAAAAGAAAATGAAGCTTTTGGCAACTTTGGTTCTGTAGTTACTTTTAACAATAAAGAACAATTTGTATTTTCAGACCACTTCAATTTTCAGCATAAAAAAGAAGTAGACGTTTACACTCAAATTTTACAACCCCGTTTTAGATTGATTATAATTGGTGGTGAACACGATGCTGTTAAATTATGTAAAGTAGCTGCTACTTTAGGTTGGGAGATAGATGTAATTACCTGCGTAAAAGATAGCAAACAACTAAAAGATTTCCCTGGGGCGAATTCAGTTGTTGGTGATTCTCCAGAAAGTATTCAGTTTAAAAATATTGAAGAAAATACTGCCATTGTAATTATGAATCATAGTTATGTACAGGATTTAAAATATGTAGTAAAACTGTCTGAATACACCCCAAAATATATTGGTGTTTTAGGTGCACCAAACAGAAGAGAACGTTTATTTAACGAACTTTTTGATTTTGTACCAGATCTTTCAGATACTTTTTTAGACAATATTTACACACCAGCAGGTTTGCATATTGGCGCACAAACTCCAGAAGAAATTGCGGTTTCTATTGTTGCAGAAATTCTATCTGTTATTAGAGAAAAGAAACCCTTTTCTTTAAGAAATCTTACAGGTAAAATAAACAACTAAATTGATGAAAAATATTGCAATTTTAGTGTTAGCTGCAGGAAAATCATCTAGAATGAATGGTATAAAACAGTTAGAAAAAATCAATAATAAAACACTTTTAGAGATAAGTTTAGAGAATATTAAAACTGTTTTTCCTTCAACAATTCATTGTGTTTTAGGCGCAAATGCGGATAAAATAAAATCTGAAATAGATACAAACAATATCGAATTTATTAAGAATGATCATTTCGAAAATGGATTGAGTTCTAGCATCGTTGCTGGTATCAATTATTTTAAAAAAAAGAAACATCATTTTGAGGGTGTTTTTATTTTATTAGCAGATCAACCCGCAATTGAAGTTCGGTATTTAGAAGAAATGTTACATTTATTTCAACAAAATAAAGAGGTAATTATCGCTTCCAATTATGGAGAAAAATTAGGGGTTCCGGCTATTTTTCCTGAAAAATATTTTTCCGATTTATTACTGATAAAAGGAGATAAAGGAGCAAAAGACTTCATCAACAGTAGAACAGAAAAAGTGCTATATCCTAAACGAACCACTAACTTCTTAGATATAGATACCAAAGAAGATTTACATCAATATAAAAATTCAATTTTAAAATAGTTATTTTCGTACTTATGAAATTATTCAAATATGCTGTCTTCACGTTACTTTTTTTATTGATTTCCGCTTGTGCAACCATAAAAAAGCAAATTGCAGAAAATCAACCTAAGGTAATTAAAAAGGATAGTTCTAAAATTGAACATACTTTTTATTTAATTGGAGATGCAGGAAACTCAACGTTAGAAGAAGATTCACCTGCTTTAAAATATTTAAACAAGCATATTAAAAACGCTTCAGAAAAGTCAACTTTACTTTTTTTAGGCGATAACGTGTATGAAACGGGTATTCCTAAAAAATCATCTAAAAACTATCCTTTAGCCAAAAGAAGAATAGAAGCACAAACCAATGTTGCCAAAGAGTTTAAAGGAAACTC
The nucleotide sequence above comes from Polaribacter butkevichii. Encoded proteins:
- a CDS encoding BamA/TamA family outer membrane protein is translated as MKASYKKHSFIILLFVFIYGCGIKKYIPENKRLYTGASIEIEADSTVQKVSELKQSLSSVLSQQPNTKFLGMHLGLYYYYKNQQEKTNFLNRWLYKKIGQKPVYQSDVNAIENKEILRNKLENYGFFYSSIASSFKEKKKEASIVYRLKIPAPYKMATYQIDSMVSPIYKDIKNLSTTSPIKKEMRFNLGNLKLERLRLDAELKNKGYYNFNSDFLLFEADTNRYKSKKFDLFLKLKANVPKKATVPYQIKNINVYPNYSLNDSTEVKGIRYQDKNYYQDTLFFNPKYLDEFITLKEGALFNPETSKNTARRLSSIGAYKFVNIQYKEIKDAITDTLASLEANIFLSPLTKRAVRAELQAVTKSNNFAGPELSLTYSNRNLFKGGETLNISTNIGYETQISSGNTGLSSLELGLKGELIFPRVIAPFSINKDYFDYSIPKTKVSLSATYLNRSQLYTLLSGTALFGYTWNANKYITYEVNPISVNYTRLSNTTAAFQEILDNNSYLQSSFDQQFISGLTFSFTYNEMLNAAKSHQFYLQSTLDVAGNSISLFDKKTTETNTFLGLEYAQYAKADVDARYHYNFGAKKGQTIAARIFAGYGYAYGNSDVIPFVKQYYSGGPYSVRAFSIRSLGPGTYNDNDTNTASSFFDKTGNVRLEANLEYRFPIYSFLKGAVFADAGNVWNTVSNSDFNDRDGNVRDKFTSNFINELGMGAGFGLRIDVQGFVIRFDLAAPFHDPSLEEGKRWDFRADEPVFNFAIGYSF
- a CDS encoding XdhC family protein; translation: MNHELKEIINQAVINQQKGLKNVLATVVHLEGSSYRKPGVRMLISEDLNSVGAVSGGCVEKEIIHRAKSVFADNKPKVITYDGRYKLGCEGILYVLIEPFLISNAFINQFSDANSKRETIKIESHFTKENEAFGNFGSVVTFNNKEQFVFSDHFNFQHKKEVDVYTQILQPRFRLIIIGGEHDAVKLCKVAATLGWEIDVITCVKDSKQLKDFPGANSVVGDSPESIQFKNIEENTAIVIMNHSYVQDLKYVVKLSEYTPKYIGVLGAPNRRERLFNELFDFVPDLSDTFLDNIYTPAGLHIGAQTPEEIAVSIVAEILSVIREKKPFSLRNLTGKINN
- a CDS encoding nucleotidyltransferase family protein, with the translated sequence MKNIAILVLAAGKSSRMNGIKQLEKINNKTLLEISLENIKTVFPSTIHCVLGANADKIKSEIDTNNIEFIKNDHFENGLSSSIVAGINYFKKKKHHFEGVFILLADQPAIEVRYLEEMLHLFQQNKEVIIASNYGEKLGVPAIFPEKYFSDLLLIKGDKGAKDFINSRTEKVLYPKRTTNFLDIDTKEDLHQYKNSILK